A DNA window from Daucus carota subsp. sativus chromosome 3, DH1 v3.0, whole genome shotgun sequence contains the following coding sequences:
- the LOC108211041 gene encoding uncharacterized protein LOC108211041, translated as MEGEKSGIKIWLFVEHQCGETSHSMYLIEPSLKEEQEIDSDGFAVDSISPIKTIKRSDQCFITQCGMFRLGSRFYFLGGRAETSLYYVYSNTTPVSDELKLRVQVFDIDYPELGLRNVASLKAPKETPCVFSVKGLVYVLGSHLRGCNLTGGTSGIFERYDPFEDCWEVLPDPPKPFGEAGDATWCDSATVVRDKYVYVGNNNHDLYLVFDLDVQRWTSFPPSSPFSTRFRYGSLYVDGSLYYLTGIGTWKVGTEFDTKIIDYNAEDNEVRLVKTRPPPSVDDPFKLLKSISLKPENEQVMCTFMDLEHNTWFSGLDFGQWRDIFHLGGRFFCYVVTCQLIDVDNKKLDQPYCRGVWIKVFEEMVPDRNSATKQPHFRNLASFSYRIRTPFENSTSFIRCSAFGSVPDSWVKAPLKKKEVAAKDRGDLKTEQSHEHGGGIEGLTHDDLQKILAAREEEICRLKSELAMKAVLLKDYESFLAKSKGQSALVDC; from the exons ATGGAAGGGGAAAAAAGTGGGATAAAGATATGGTTGTTTGTAGAGCACCAATGTGGGGAGACGAGTCACTCCATGTATTTAATCGAACCCAGTTTGAAGGAGGAACAAGAGATTGATTCAGATGGATTCGCGGTTGATTCAATCTCTCCAATCAAAACTATCAAAAGAAGCGATCAGTGCTTTATCACCCAATGTGGAATGTTCAGATTGGGTTCTCGGTTCTACTTTCTCGGGGGTCGAGCTGAAACTTCCTTATATTATGTTTATAGCAACACAACCCCTGTTTCTGATGAACTAAAGCTGAGGGTTCAGGTTTTCGACATTGATTATCCGGAGCTGGGATTGCGCAATGTGGCTTCTCTTAAGGCTCCTAAGGAGACTCCTTGCGTGTTCTCGGTTAAGGGTCTGGTGTACGTGCTGGGATCCCATTTGAGAGGTTGTAATTTGACGGGAGGCACAAGTGGGATTTTCGAGAGGTATGATCCTTTTGAGGACTGTTGGGAAGTATTGCCTGATCCGCCTAAGCCATTTGGGGAGGCGGGGGATGCAACCTGGTGTGATTCTGCAACGGTTGTGAGGGATAAGTATGTTTACGTGGGGAATAATAACCATGATTTGTATCTTGTCTTCGACTTGGATGTTCAACGTTGGACGTCCTTCCCACCATCATCACCTTTTTCGACTCGTTTTAGGTATGGCTCCCTCTATGTGGATGGCTCACTATACTATCTCACTGGAATAGGCACGTGGAAGGTTGGAACCGAATTTGATACTAAAATCATTGATTATAATGCTGAGGATAACGAGGTTAGGCTTGTTAAAACAAGGCCTCCACCCAGTGTTGACGATCCCTTTAAGTTGCTCAAGAGCATTTCTTTGAAACCCGAGAATGAGCAGGTCATGTGTACATTTATGGATTTGGAACACAACACCTGGTTCAGTGGTTTAGATTTCGGGCAGTGGAGAGATATTTTCCACTTGGGCGGCCGCTTCTTCTGCTATGTCGTCACTTGCCAGCTTATCGATGTCGACAACAAAAAACTTGATCAACCCTATTGTCGTGGTGTCTGGATCAAGGTTTTTGAGGAGATGGTCCCTGATCGTAACTCTGCCACCAAGCAGCCTCATTTCCGGAATTTAGCTTCTTTCTCCTACAGAATTCGCACTCCCTTTGAGAATAGTACCTCTTTCATCCGCTGCTCTGCTTTTGGCTCTGTTCCTGACT CTTGGGTTAAGGCACCTTTGAAGAAAAAGGAGGTGGCTGCAAAAGACAGAGGGGACCTCAAAACTGAGCAGAGCCATGAACATGGTGGTGGGATTGAGGGACTAACGCATGACGACCTGCAGAAGATCCTGGCAG CTCGAGAAGAGGAAATTTGCAGGCTAAAATCTGAGTTAGCAATGAAGGCCGTGCTTTTGAAAGACTACGAGTCGTTCTTGGCCAAAAGCAAAGGCCAATCGGCGCTTGTTGATTG TTGA